The window GGCTTGCAGGACTATACATTAACACCTTAAATATCATCCACTATATGCATGATAAGTACAGCTATGAAAGAATTGAAATGGCTCTGCATGATACGAAAATTCTTCGCACCATGGCAACAGGTATTGCAGGCTTGAGTGTGGTAGCTGACTCCTTAAGTGCTATTAAATATGGTGAGGTTAAGGTTATTCGTGATGAAAATGGGTTAGCGGTAGACTTTGTAACTACCGGTGATTATCCTAAATACGGTAACAATGATGAACGTGTTGACAGCATAGCTGTTGAAGTCGTGGAGACGTTCATGCAAAAGCTGCGCAACCATGCAACTTATCGTAATTCAGTTCATACCTTATCCGTTTTAACTATCACATCTAATGTTGTTTATGGTAAGAAAACAGGCAACACACCTGATCAGCGTCGTGCTGGCGAACCATTTGCGCCTGGAGCAAATCCGATGCATGGCCGTGATATAAAAGGTACTTTAGCTTCCCTCGCATCGGTCGCTAAACTTCCATATAGCGAAGCAATGGATGGGATTTCAAACACCTTCTCAATCGTCCCAAAAGCATTAGGTAAAGAAGAAGGAGCACAAATCCGCAACCTAGTATCCATTTTAGATGGATATACAAATATAACTGGACACCACCTTAATGTAAATGTCTTGAACAGAGAGACATTAATGGATGCAATGGAACATCCAGAACAATATCCACAATTAACAATTCGGGTTTCCGGTTATGCAGTAAACTTTATTAAGTTAACAAAAGAACAGCAACTTGATGTCATAAATCGGACATTCCACGAATCATTGTAATGAAAACATTGGGGCTCCCCTTTTTAGTGTAGCTCCTGCTTAAAAATGAAAGGGGACATAAGCTTGCTTGGAAATATTCATTCCATTGAAACACTAGGGACAGTCGACGGACCAGGGATACGTTATGTTGTATTTACACAAGGTTGCCTTTTGCGCTGCCAGTTTTGCCATAATGCGGATACATGGGAGATTGGCGCGGGCAAACAGATGTCCGTTTCTGAAATCATGGATGATTTGATAAGCTATCTCCCTTTTATTCAAGCTTCTGGCGGAGGCATTACCGTAAGCGGCGGTGAACCTTTGTTGCAGCTTCCTTTTCTCATTGAATTGTTTAAAGAATGCAAAAAGAAAGGGATTCACACAACTATTGATTCTTCCGGAGGCTCCTTTCACCATTCAGAAGTTTATCTTGAGCAATTGGAGGAACTATTACAATATACAGATCTCGTCTTACTCGATTTAAAACATATCAACCGAGAAAAGCACATTAAATTAACTGGAATGACAAATGAACATATTAAAGAATTTGCAAGATTTTTATCTGACCGAAAAGTACCAATTTGGGTACGTCATGTCCTTGTTCCAACAATTACAGATGACGAGGAAGACCTCGAAAAGCTTGGTGAATTCATTGGGACATTGGAAAATGTCGAAAAGATTGAAATTCTACCTTATCATAAACTTGGTGTATACAAGTGGAAAGCCCTTGGGCTAAAGTATCCATTAGAACATATTCAGCCTCCTACAGAAAAACAAGTTGAATATGCCTATCAAAAGCTAACTGCACACTCCAAGAATATTTAGATTTAGCAGAATCGAATTAGGCAGAGACGGTAGAAAAAATTAATGAAGAAGACTCGCCGTTTTGCGGCGAGTTTTTGCTTTTAACAACGAATGTATTCTTCTTTGTATCTTTGTCTTAAATCATTTTCGTGTATTGGCATGAGATAATTGACTTTCGTTAGTACAAAACACACATAATGGCAGCTATAAATTTCTATCAATTTGTTTTCCTTGGATAATTTTTACTATTGACTTCTTGTATGGGAGTGATTACATTACTCTTGAAATAAACACAAAAAAAAAAGTAGGATAAAATTTTTTGCAGTATTGAAAAAAATAGGTAAGCTTTAAAGCTGCTGGTGAATATTGGTGACTATAACACAATATTGCCTAATAATTAAACATTCTCATGTTGATATGGTTGAGGTCAGGGGGGTATTTACCTTGTGGTAGTTTAAGCAAAGTTTTGTTTTTAATCCCATCAAGAGGTTCTATAAATCATAAAAGTTTGAAGTTCATTTTCATTATGACAAAAATAAATGAAATTATTGTAGAAAACTGTCGTAAGTTTGAATTTTTAAAAAACTAGGTGTGACAAATATCACGTGTTATACTTTTTATAGTAGTAAAATCGTATAGGATTAGGAAGAGGGGCTGATTTCTATGTTATTAGAAGATTTAATACAACGTTTTATGTCAGAGAAAAAACAGAATCCATTACATGTTACTGAGTTAC of the Bacillus sp. 1NLA3E genome contains:
- the pflA gene encoding pyruvate formate-lyase-activating protein — protein: MLGNIHSIETLGTVDGPGIRYVVFTQGCLLRCQFCHNADTWEIGAGKQMSVSEIMDDLISYLPFIQASGGGITVSGGEPLLQLPFLIELFKECKKKGIHTTIDSSGGSFHHSEVYLEQLEELLQYTDLVLLDLKHINREKHIKLTGMTNEHIKEFARFLSDRKVPIWVRHVLVPTITDDEEDLEKLGEFIGTLENVEKIEILPYHKLGVYKWKALGLKYPLEHIQPPTEKQVEYAYQKLTAHSKNI